A region of Paraburkholderia sp. BL23I1N1 DNA encodes the following proteins:
- a CDS encoding LysR family transcriptional regulator, with protein MELRQLRYFVSVVEHGSMGKAALELGVVTSALSQQISRLESELSTRLLQRTSSGVVPTDAGLAFWRQAQLALRHVDDAALAARQARLSGHVSVGLAPSTTGVLGLAFMQAMRKRYPDVRLRMVESLSGYLASMLGARQIDLAILFHEEPAQHWSVIPLLDERLFVIGASTLHGMPAGSQVHIAKLGELPLILPSGSHGLRALLAASFKRARYEPRIVAEVDGLAMLMDAVRAGLGATIQPGAALARPENAALASVQIADADARRPNLIVSVSDDELSPAGLAARVVLADVARAVVAEDRWPGATLR; from the coding sequence ATGGAATTGCGACAGTTACGATATTTCGTCAGCGTCGTGGAGCACGGAAGCATGGGCAAGGCGGCGCTCGAACTCGGCGTGGTCACATCCGCGCTGAGCCAGCAGATCAGCCGGCTGGAGAGTGAGCTATCGACCCGTCTGCTGCAGCGCACGTCTAGCGGCGTTGTCCCAACCGACGCTGGGCTCGCGTTCTGGCGGCAAGCGCAGCTTGCACTGCGTCATGTCGACGATGCAGCGCTCGCCGCCCGCCAGGCCCGTCTTTCGGGCCATGTGAGCGTAGGCCTCGCACCGAGCACGACAGGCGTACTGGGCCTAGCCTTCATGCAGGCGATGCGCAAGCGCTACCCCGACGTCCGGCTGCGCATGGTCGAGAGTTTGTCGGGGTATCTTGCTTCCATGCTTGGCGCGCGACAGATCGATCTCGCGATACTGTTCCACGAGGAGCCGGCCCAGCATTGGAGCGTCATACCGTTGCTTGACGAGCGGCTGTTCGTCATCGGAGCCAGCACGCTTCACGGCATGCCTGCCGGATCACAAGTCCACATCGCGAAGCTCGGCGAACTGCCGCTCATTCTGCCGAGCGGATCACACGGCCTGCGCGCGCTGCTAGCCGCCTCATTCAAGCGCGCAAGGTACGAGCCGCGTATCGTCGCCGAAGTCGATGGCCTTGCCATGCTGATGGACGCGGTACGCGCCGGGCTGGGGGCAACGATCCAACCCGGCGCGGCGCTGGCGCGCCCCGAGAACGCGGCTCTCGCGAGCGTCCAGATCGCGGATGCCGACGCGAGAAGACCGAATCTGATCGTCAGCGTGTCCGATGACGAGTTGTCTCCCGCTGGGCTCGCTGCGCGGGTCGTGCTTGCCGATGTCGCCCGGGCGGTCGTAGCCGAAGACCGCTGGCCTGGCGCGACGCTCCGCTAG
- a CDS encoding LysR family transcriptional regulator, with protein MDYFAAVRAFVCAAELQSFSKTANALSVKTSTVSRYVSELERDLGIALFNRSTRGLVLTEGGRLFREHALLALQALDDAREVTSSLNRTPQGVLRVTMPPAFGRLHIVPHLPAFMARYPDIDLDIVSTDETLNMIDAGIDVAIRTGVLPDSSLMARRLAPHRRIVCGSPAYFARSGTPRVPGDLAAHDALRVPLVPDDKWYFTSVTADARALQEQEQVLVELQGRLRADDSEAVLALAVAGCGVALLPTWLTSTALREGRLQHVLPEWEARTGRAEPAVWAVYPPKKIVSSKVRAFVDFYAEAFGEPPYWDDGLALEPQP; from the coding sequence ATGGACTACTTCGCCGCAGTACGGGCCTTCGTTTGCGCAGCGGAACTGCAGAGCTTCAGCAAGACGGCCAATGCACTATCCGTCAAAACCTCGACTGTCTCCCGCTACGTGAGCGAACTCGAAAGAGATCTGGGCATCGCCCTGTTCAACCGGTCGACGCGCGGCCTGGTCCTGACAGAAGGCGGCCGGCTGTTTCGTGAACATGCATTGTTAGCGTTGCAAGCACTCGATGACGCGCGCGAAGTGACGTCTTCGCTAAATCGCACGCCACAAGGCGTGCTGCGCGTGACAATGCCACCGGCATTCGGCCGCCTGCACATCGTGCCGCATCTGCCGGCCTTCATGGCGCGCTATCCTGATATCGACCTCGACATCGTCTCTACGGACGAAACGCTCAACATGATCGACGCGGGCATTGATGTGGCGATCCGTACCGGAGTGCTGCCCGATTCGTCATTGATGGCGAGGCGCCTGGCACCGCATCGTCGTATCGTCTGTGGCAGCCCGGCGTATTTCGCGCGTAGCGGCACACCACGTGTCCCTGGTGATCTGGCCGCGCACGATGCGCTTCGCGTACCCCTGGTACCGGACGACAAATGGTATTTCACGTCGGTCACCGCGGACGCGCGGGCGCTGCAAGAACAGGAACAGGTGTTGGTGGAATTGCAGGGGCGCTTGCGCGCTGACGACTCCGAAGCCGTGCTCGCGCTCGCCGTGGCCGGTTGTGGCGTGGCGCTGCTGCCGACATGGCTCACCTCTACGGCCCTGCGCGAAGGGCGCCTGCAGCACGTGCTGCCGGAATGGGAAGCACGCACCGGACGAGCCGAACCCGCGGTCTGGGCGGTCTACCCACCGAAGAAGATCGTCTCGTCGAAGGTGCGCGCCTTCGTGGATTTCTATGCCGAGGCGTTTGGCGAGCCGCCGTACTGGGACGACGGACTCGCACTGGAACCTCAGCCTTAG
- a CDS encoding cupin domain-containing protein, with the protein MLTRTSPAVRTEPHVATEDAQYFEYTSSANPIGAKLISRVPFRNFPPSLYADGVTRVVPLDLSAELGCPGPATSPGLSASFLRINAGDALTLDPNATSQVCYVISGSGSVKQSETNFPFSMGDFFTFPGGHATVLSAAATTTLYYVNDAPLLTYLGTTGVHARFAPTRYPAAEAQAALRAVAEQANAGRRNRISVLMGNTNFPQTRTVTHVLWAMFGIVPPNSVQKPHRHQSVALDFIAGGKPGVYTLVGTELDCDGNIVNPTRVDWEAGMAFVTPPGHWHAHFNETNENAYVIPIQDAGLQTYLRTLDIRFAH; encoded by the coding sequence ATGCTGACCAGGACATCCCCCGCGGTTCGCACTGAACCACATGTCGCCACGGAAGACGCGCAATACTTCGAATACACCTCGTCCGCCAATCCGATTGGTGCGAAGCTCATTTCGCGTGTGCCGTTCCGTAACTTTCCGCCTTCGCTTTATGCAGACGGCGTAACCCGGGTCGTGCCGCTCGACCTGTCTGCGGAGCTGGGTTGCCCCGGTCCCGCGACCAGCCCCGGTCTGAGCGCCAGCTTCCTGCGCATCAATGCGGGCGATGCGTTGACACTCGATCCGAATGCGACCTCGCAGGTCTGCTACGTCATTAGCGGATCGGGTAGCGTGAAGCAGTCGGAAACGAACTTCCCGTTTTCGATGGGCGATTTCTTCACGTTCCCGGGCGGCCATGCCACGGTGCTGTCCGCTGCTGCGACGACCACGCTGTATTACGTCAATGACGCGCCGCTGCTGACCTATCTTGGTACCACCGGAGTACATGCGCGCTTTGCGCCGACACGCTATCCGGCCGCCGAGGCGCAGGCAGCTTTGCGCGCGGTCGCGGAACAAGCGAACGCGGGTCGTCGCAACCGAATTAGCGTACTAATGGGCAACACCAACTTTCCGCAGACGCGCACGGTCACGCATGTGTTGTGGGCGATGTTCGGTATCGTGCCACCCAACTCGGTGCAGAAGCCCCACCGGCACCAGTCGGTTGCACTAGACTTCATCGCCGGCGGCAAGCCGGGTGTCTATACGCTGGTCGGAACCGAACTGGACTGCGATGGCAATATCGTGAATCCGACGCGCGTCGACTGGGAAGCGGGAATGGCATTCGTCACGCCGCCGGGACACTGGCATGCACATTTCAATGAAACGAACGAAAACGCCTATGTGATTCCGATCCAGGATGCAGGTTTGCAGACTTACCTGCGCACGCTAGACATCCGCTTCGCCCACTAA
- a CDS encoding copper chaperone PCu(A)C, whose translation MHHPFFRLAIALPLAAASLTAFAASSSAMMVSDCWIRSMPGDVPSGGYFKLMNMGDKPVDLEGVSTEAFGMSMLHQTQTTGSTSKMVMVDKVTVPANGTLAFAPGGYHVMFEKEKKPLTVGSTVPVTFTFSDGESIVGQCAVKSATGK comes from the coding sequence ATGCACCACCCCTTCTTCCGTCTGGCTATCGCGCTGCCGCTCGCGGCTGCTTCGCTAACCGCTTTCGCCGCTTCGTCGAGCGCCATGATGGTGTCCGACTGCTGGATCCGCTCGATGCCGGGCGACGTGCCGTCCGGCGGCTACTTCAAACTGATGAACATGGGTGACAAGCCCGTCGATCTCGAAGGTGTCAGCACGGAAGCGTTCGGCATGTCCATGCTGCATCAGACGCAGACTACCGGGAGCACGTCGAAGATGGTCATGGTCGACAAGGTGACCGTCCCGGCCAACGGGACACTCGCATTCGCGCCGGGGGGGTATCACGTGATGTTCGAGAAGGAAAAGAAGCCGCTGACGGTCGGTTCGACGGTTCCCGTCACGTTCACGTTCAGTGACGGGGAGAGTATCGTCGGGCAATGCGCGGTGAAGAGCGCAACAGGCAAGTAA
- a CDS encoding CopD family protein has product MDPLVVAQIALAAMQDILFAVATGALACGVLGARSGLPGQDTTRVWRTVASVALALTALAYLWLQAAIMSGSPLGEAGSAITPVLTQSHFGKAWSIGLAGALLAALSGLKKERGSALFAAGFVLWVASKAAASHAADSGDFSWREAIHVVHLSATALWAGSVIVAAILSRGLGREPSRPPGQRAAFCSALSHLATAALVFVLVTGFYNAVQDTAQASAPLLRTHWGRLLAAKLACVVLVTLLGGWNRMAILPDLLVLAERNDPDSPAAQRRFDGVLSVEALVMLAVLALAAVLGHMSPTGG; this is encoded by the coding sequence GTGGATCCGCTCGTCGTCGCCCAGATTGCACTGGCCGCGATGCAGGACATTCTGTTTGCCGTCGCTACCGGCGCTCTTGCATGCGGCGTCCTGGGCGCGCGTAGCGGATTGCCTGGGCAAGACACGACGCGAGTCTGGCGGACCGTCGCGTCAGTCGCACTCGCTCTCACCGCCCTGGCGTACCTCTGGCTTCAGGCCGCAATCATGAGCGGTTCGCCGCTCGGTGAAGCTGGTTCGGCTATCACCCCAGTGCTGACGCAGTCCCACTTCGGTAAGGCATGGTCGATCGGCCTTGCCGGCGCGCTGCTCGCGGCGTTGAGTGGCCTCAAGAAAGAGCGCGGCTCAGCGCTCTTTGCTGCGGGGTTCGTCCTGTGGGTCGCGAGCAAGGCAGCCGCGAGCCATGCGGCCGACTCCGGCGACTTCTCGTGGCGTGAGGCGATCCACGTCGTCCACCTTTCCGCGACTGCGCTTTGGGCCGGCAGTGTCATCGTCGCCGCGATCCTGTCGCGCGGGCTCGGACGCGAACCAAGCCGTCCGCCCGGCCAGAGGGCTGCGTTCTGCTCGGCGCTGTCTCATCTGGCGACGGCTGCGCTCGTGTTTGTTCTCGTCACCGGTTTCTACAACGCCGTTCAGGACACGGCGCAGGCCAGCGCGCCGCTGTTGCGCACACACTGGGGCCGGTTGCTCGCCGCAAAGCTTGCATGTGTGGTCCTGGTGACATTGCTCGGCGGCTGGAACCGGATGGCGATTCTGCCCGATCTGCTGGTGCTTGCCGAGCGGAACGATCCGGATTCCCCCGCCGCGCAACGCCGCTTCGACGGCGTTCTCTCTGTCGAAGCGCTCGTCATGCTAGCCGTACTTGCGCTGGCTGCGGTGCTGGGCCATATGTCGCCGACGGGCGGATAG
- a CDS encoding copper resistance protein CopC, whose product MKLHTIARAAIAALMIAGCNLAQAHAYPTQEAPGAGATVTTSQKDVAIDFDDGLEPAFSSIAVTDSRGKSVTSGKAAVDPSNRKHMSVGLNPLVPGAYTVSWVAVANDGHRTQGHYTFTVK is encoded by the coding sequence ATGAAACTGCACACGATTGCACGCGCGGCCATCGCCGCGCTGATGATCGCCGGCTGCAATCTCGCACAGGCGCACGCCTACCCGACCCAAGAGGCGCCGGGGGCCGGTGCGACCGTCACGACCTCGCAGAAGGACGTGGCGATCGACTTCGACGATGGTCTGGAGCCCGCATTCAGCTCGATCGCCGTCACCGACTCCCGAGGCAAGTCCGTGACGAGCGGCAAAGCTGCGGTTGACCCGTCGAACAGGAAGCACATGTCGGTAGGGCTAAATCCCCTCGTGCCGGGTGCCTATACCGTCTCGTGGGTCGCCGTTGCCAACGACGGCCATCGCACCCAGGGGCATTACACGTTCACGGTGAAGTAA
- a CDS encoding DUF2946 domain-containing protein, with amino-acid sequence MLSCFCRKLGSYLGLLAILMATLAPTVSHALADRNEAGLPPASICSADSTPGNPSGNEDTSHSLAAHWHACGYCNLIAHMPVLPSVQPEFAVTVWAIQHRVATRFESIRRVEPLASAQPRAPPVSS; translated from the coding sequence ATGCTGAGCTGTTTCTGCCGGAAATTGGGCTCCTATCTGGGATTGCTGGCAATCCTGATGGCGACGCTTGCGCCGACGGTTTCGCACGCACTGGCTGACCGCAATGAAGCTGGGCTCCCTCCAGCTTCGATCTGCTCCGCAGATTCGACGCCCGGCAATCCATCGGGCAACGAGGACACCTCCCACTCGCTGGCTGCTCACTGGCATGCTTGCGGCTACTGCAACCTGATTGCGCACATGCCCGTGCTGCCGAGTGTCCAGCCTGAATTTGCGGTCACGGTCTGGGCCATCCAGCATCGCGTTGCGACGCGGTTCGAGAGCATCCGTCGCGTCGAACCGCTGGCATCCGCCCAGCCGCGCGCGCCCCCCGTTTCATCCTGA
- a CDS encoding dienelactone hydrolase family protein: MRWIVTFVLAILCTRSTLAAPATFNVGVIRLTVAGAAPSDTVVFYPTHEREVPWQAGPFTVEATRNAPPVPDNRFPVVLISHGRGGGPLSHRELATALARAGFIAVLPTHVGDASGYPRAPSQAQILIDRPRQAEAALNAVLADPRFSASADVSRIGMIGYSAGGYTALILAGAKPDFAYASAYCANHDDPGSCPRSATSNSAHGAQVKAAVPADLIAWQPPADRRLKALVLMDPLAMMFGAPGLSAVRVPTMLYRPQDDSYLGSARNSLAVASGLPTPPLLHIVPGNHFVFIDPCPASVAANVALICQDAPGIDRVEIHRQIDQEVVDFLRANL; this comes from the coding sequence ATGCGTTGGATAGTAACCTTTGTGCTGGCGATCTTATGCACGCGTTCTACGCTGGCTGCCCCGGCCACTTTTAACGTAGGGGTAATCCGGCTGACGGTGGCGGGCGCCGCTCCTTCCGACACGGTCGTCTTTTACCCCACGCATGAGCGAGAGGTCCCGTGGCAAGCGGGTCCGTTCACTGTCGAGGCGACGCGCAATGCTCCGCCTGTACCGGATAACCGCTTCCCGGTTGTATTGATTTCGCACGGACGGGGTGGCGGCCCCTTGAGCCACCGTGAATTGGCTACCGCTCTGGCTCGCGCCGGATTTATCGCCGTCTTGCCGACGCACGTTGGAGACGCTTCAGGCTATCCCCGAGCTCCGTCCCAAGCCCAGATTCTTATTGATCGCCCCCGGCAGGCAGAGGCCGCGCTCAACGCCGTCCTCGCAGATCCGCGTTTTTCCGCGAGCGCGGATGTCAGCCGAATTGGCATGATTGGATACTCGGCCGGTGGCTACACTGCGCTGATTCTGGCGGGAGCGAAACCCGACTTTGCGTATGCCAGTGCGTACTGCGCAAATCACGATGATCCGGGATCGTGTCCGCGTTCAGCAACCAGCAATAGTGCTCACGGCGCCCAGGTTAAAGCGGCCGTACCTGCTGATCTGATAGCCTGGCAACCGCCTGCTGATCGCCGCCTGAAGGCCTTGGTGCTGATGGATCCACTGGCCATGATGTTCGGGGCACCTGGCTTGTCCGCTGTGCGCGTACCGACCATGCTCTATCGTCCTCAGGACGACAGCTATCTTGGGTCTGCGAGAAACTCTCTTGCTGTTGCGTCCGGCTTGCCTACACCGCCTTTGCTGCACATCGTGCCAGGCAATCACTTCGTTTTCATCGATCCTTGTCCGGCCTCGGTTGCGGCCAATGTGGCACTGATCTGTCAGGATGCGCCCGGGATTGATCGTGTGGAGATTCATCGCCAGATCGACCAGGAGGTCGTGGACTTCCTGCGCGCAAATCTATGA
- a CDS encoding IS110 family transposase, protein MNAPDMARGGQDSKVIGSLYVAFELGDRSWRLALGDGVRAPSQCTVSAGDTEAVLKAIAKAKARCHLCNDAPVRSCYEAGRDGFWLHRWASAHGIANLVVDPASIEVSRRARRAKTDRLDAERLLSMLMRYYAGERRLWAIARIPSPEQEDERRVHRELGRLRQERTAHSNRIRSLLVLHNLRTEHIGGRTWVDWWAAHAAQLQPGLRAEIERELERLSLVARQIRSLETMQAHQVRDGDQPAIAVLARLAGIGTGSAWTLVKELFGWRQFRNRRELAERMARERFRSTCDRRDMLQPANRSSCLKLSAEVISVSGRVMA, encoded by the coding sequence ATGAACGCACCGGACATGGCCCGTGGTGGGCAGGATTCAAAGGTGATCGGCTCGCTGTATGTCGCCTTCGAGTTAGGCGATAGAAGCTGGAGGCTTGCACTGGGAGATGGAGTTCGCGCCCCGAGCCAGTGTACTGTGAGCGCAGGCGATACCGAGGCAGTCCTGAAGGCAATTGCCAAAGCAAAGGCGCGCTGCCATCTGTGCAACGATGCGCCGGTGCGCAGTTGTTATGAGGCGGGGCGTGATGGTTTCTGGCTGCACCGCTGGGCGAGTGCACATGGGATTGCCAATCTGGTGGTGGACCCTGCAAGCATCGAGGTTAGCCGGCGGGCACGGCGTGCCAAGACCGACCGGCTTGACGCTGAGAGGTTGCTGTCGATGCTCATGCGCTACTACGCTGGCGAAAGGCGGCTGTGGGCGATCGCGCGCATCCCAAGCCCCGAGCAGGAAGATGAGCGCCGCGTACACCGTGAGCTCGGAAGGCTGCGGCAGGAGCGCACCGCTCACAGCAACCGGATCCGCTCGCTGCTGGTGCTGCACAATTTGCGCACGGAACACATTGGTGGGCGCACGTGGGTGGACTGGTGGGCAGCGCACGCCGCGCAGCTGCAGCCAGGTTTGCGCGCCGAAATTGAACGTGAGCTCGAGCGGCTCTCTCTTGTCGCCAGGCAGATCAGGTCGCTTGAGACAATGCAGGCTCATCAGGTGCGCGACGGCGACCAACCGGCCATCGCAGTGCTGGCACGACTGGCGGGCATCGGCACAGGCAGCGCATGGACTCTGGTCAAGGAGCTGTTCGGATGGCGGCAGTTTCGCAATCGCCGCGAACTCGCCGAACGGATGGCCCGGGAACGGTTCAGGTCGACATGCGACCGACGCGACATGCTGCAGCCGGCCAACCGGTCATCCTGCCTCAAGCTGTCAGCAGAAGTGATTTCAGTCTCCGGAAGGGTAATGGCGTAA
- a CDS encoding diguanylate cyclase, giving the protein MYGGVIVALVMIGLCATVLYQGRVDALDRARETSHNLALIAQRDIERNFELYALSLQAVVDGMSQPDVLALPPHLRREVLFDRAATAKYLGSMLVLDASGNIVIDSASDIPRKGNFADRSYFTIQRDRPNAGLYISAPFKSRLRNGVPSIALSRRLSHPDGSFAGIVLIAINLEYFHNLFAGLSLGSHGSVALIGKDGVMIMRQPYDVHIIGRDISQASTFRHFVSAPEGSFGETASIDGVRRLYSFKNFPDLPLIVMVAEADQDIYAAWRERALTIGSLMVAFGLGFVALSFVLGAQLRRRMRAESELEMLARTDGLTGLHNRRTLGEILEEEWRRARRTRNVFSLLFVDIDRFKAYNDTYGHQAGDDALAAVARCISENIRRPADSAARYGGEEFIVVLPDTPPAGASLIAEKIRLAISELGIEHAGSEYGRVTASIGTASWAPEQDGSVTAVIKAADEALYNAKATGRNKVSRSRPA; this is encoded by the coding sequence ATGTATGGCGGGGTTATCGTTGCGCTCGTCATGATCGGGCTCTGCGCTACGGTGCTGTATCAGGGGCGGGTCGACGCACTCGATCGTGCCCGCGAAACTTCGCACAATCTGGCGCTGATAGCACAGCGGGACATTGAGCGGAATTTCGAGCTGTATGCTCTGTCGTTACAGGCGGTCGTCGACGGCATGAGCCAGCCGGACGTTCTGGCGTTGCCGCCGCATCTGCGCCGCGAAGTACTGTTTGATCGTGCCGCCACCGCGAAGTATCTCGGCTCGATGCTCGTCCTCGACGCATCGGGCAATATCGTCATTGACTCTGCCAGTGATATTCCGCGCAAAGGGAATTTCGCCGACCGCAGCTATTTCACGATCCAGCGCGACAGGCCAAACGCAGGCTTATATATCAGTGCCCCGTTCAAATCCCGTTTGCGCAATGGGGTCCCCAGCATTGCGTTGAGCCGGCGGCTTTCGCATCCCGACGGTTCGTTCGCCGGAATCGTGCTGATAGCCATCAATCTTGAGTATTTCCACAATCTGTTTGCCGGACTCTCACTTGGATCGCACGGATCAGTCGCCCTGATCGGCAAGGACGGCGTGATGATCATGCGCCAGCCGTATGACGTGCATATCATTGGCCGCGATATCAGCCAGGCAAGTACGTTCCGGCATTTCGTGTCGGCCCCGGAAGGCAGTTTCGGCGAAACTGCCTCGATCGATGGCGTGCGTCGACTCTACTCCTTCAAGAACTTTCCGGATCTGCCACTGATCGTTATGGTCGCTGAGGCGGACCAGGACATTTACGCAGCATGGCGGGAGCGGGCGCTTACGATCGGCTCGCTGATGGTCGCATTCGGCCTGGGGTTTGTCGCCTTGTCTTTTGTGCTGGGTGCGCAGTTGCGTCGCCGGATGCGTGCGGAATCAGAACTTGAGATGCTCGCGCGCACCGACGGTCTGACTGGCTTGCACAATCGGCGCACTCTTGGCGAGATTCTTGAAGAGGAGTGGCGCAGGGCCAGGCGAACGCGCAATGTGTTCTCCCTGCTGTTTGTCGATATCGATCGGTTCAAGGCCTACAACGATACTTACGGTCATCAGGCGGGTGACGACGCGCTAGCGGCAGTGGCGAGGTGCATCAGCGAGAACATCCGGCGGCCAGCTGACAGCGCGGCGCGTTATGGTGGAGAGGAATTCATCGTGGTGCTTCCAGACACGCCGCCTGCCGGTGCCTCTCTGATCGCCGAAAAAATCAGATTGGCGATCAGCGAACTGGGCATCGAGCACGCGGGGAGCGAGTATGGTCGGGTCACGGCCAGCATCGGCACGGCGAGCTGGGCGCCGGAGCAGGATGGCAGCGTGACCGCTGTGATCAAGGCTGCCGATGAGGCCTTGTACAACGCGAAGGCGACTGGCAGAAACAAGGTCTCACGGTCTCGTCCGGCATGA
- a CDS encoding sensor domain-containing diguanylate cyclase gives MRRGLAENFRCGHNMPGKIFILASILATPAPHNGDVTVAVRSSLLSTLFENIRPLVMSGVASGFIALVAAIRLHQTWAELWLVTDIGLLLTRLGIVRAYIVRSRTGTVHPAPWAVRYVPASLLACLLLGLGTMGCILSHDGELAALAVMVTAGILGGIASRNAALPRLAIAQICLGAIPIGLAGLIASRSAMWILVPPLCLYVAAMTSVVRRHYAMLVALMTAEQRHAELAAQFDAALAYMPHGLCTIDSAAKVIIANRRTAELFGAPVEMLQLNVPLPQLIGQVALAKYGEALRKELVERCTAWLSEEHGPLNLKFDDGRQLEMTRNPVPDGSAVIIIEDVTQRRTAEARMLEWARHDVLTDLPNRRYLREQLEWLLSRCADNQDPALAVMYLDLDGFKQVNDGFGHPAGDEVLKMVGERLRRTLRQGKLVARIGGDEFAVVLENSTTSSAAALAQRIIQRLSEPYPLSAGATVKIGASIGIAFATKYESLELLKKRADEALYDAKKAGKGVFRFWTMDAVTR, from the coding sequence ATGCGACGCGGCCTGGCAGAAAATTTCAGATGTGGTCATAACATGCCCGGCAAGATATTCATTCTCGCTTCAATTCTTGCGACGCCGGCGCCGCACAACGGCGACGTCACGGTCGCCGTTCGTTCGTCACTGCTGTCGACGCTCTTTGAAAACATACGGCCGCTCGTCATGTCGGGTGTCGCAAGCGGTTTCATTGCGCTCGTAGCCGCGATCCGTCTGCATCAGACGTGGGCCGAGCTATGGCTCGTGACGGATATTGGCCTCCTGCTAACACGGCTCGGGATCGTTCGTGCTTACATCGTGCGCAGCCGTACGGGTACGGTTCACCCTGCCCCCTGGGCTGTCCGATACGTGCCGGCTTCGCTACTGGCCTGCTTGCTGCTCGGCCTCGGTACGATGGGTTGCATCCTGTCCCATGACGGCGAACTGGCAGCGCTCGCCGTCATGGTGACGGCCGGGATTCTAGGCGGAATAGCGTCAAGAAACGCGGCGTTGCCCCGCCTGGCGATCGCGCAGATTTGCCTGGGGGCGATTCCCATTGGACTGGCCGGGCTGATCGCCTCCCGTAGCGCGATGTGGATTCTGGTGCCACCGCTTTGCCTGTACGTTGCGGCGATGACTTCGGTGGTCAGGCGCCACTATGCGATGCTTGTCGCCCTGATGACGGCCGAACAAAGGCACGCTGAACTTGCGGCCCAATTCGATGCGGCGTTGGCCTATATGCCGCACGGGCTGTGCACCATCGACAGCGCCGCGAAGGTGATCATTGCCAATCGCCGAACCGCAGAGCTTTTCGGCGCCCCCGTCGAGATGCTGCAGCTTAATGTCCCACTCCCGCAGTTGATCGGTCAGGTAGCGCTGGCGAAGTATGGCGAAGCGCTCCGAAAGGAGCTTGTCGAGCGATGCACCGCATGGCTGTCTGAGGAACACGGTCCGCTCAATCTGAAATTCGACGACGGCCGCCAGCTCGAGATGACCCGCAACCCGGTGCCTGACGGAAGTGCTGTCATCATTATCGAGGACGTGACGCAGCGCAGGACCGCCGAGGCCAGAATGCTCGAGTGGGCCCGTCACGACGTGCTAACGGATCTGCCGAACCGCCGCTACCTGCGCGAACAACTGGAGTGGTTACTTTCCCGGTGCGCAGACAATCAGGACCCGGCATTGGCGGTGATGTATCTCGATCTGGACGGCTTCAAACAGGTGAATGACGGCTTTGGCCACCCGGCGGGCGACGAGGTACTGAAAATGGTCGGGGAGCGCTTGCGCAGGACATTGCGGCAAGGGAAGCTGGTGGCGCGGATCGGCGGCGACGAATTCGCCGTTGTTCTTGAGAACTCAACCACTTCCTCCGCCGCCGCACTTGCGCAGCGTATTATCCAGCGGCTATCCGAACCCTATCCGCTATCAGCGGGCGCGACGGTGAAAATCGGCGCAAGCATCGGCATTGCCTTCGCAACGAAATATGAGTCTCTTGAACTGTTGAAGAAGCGAGCTGATGAAGCCTTGTACGACGCGAAGAAAGCGGGCAAAGGAGTATTTCGTTTTTGGACTATGGACGCGGTCACCAGGTAG
- a CDS encoding biopolymer transporter ExbD, whose amino-acid sequence MISRSNAKDTDQPLAEINITPLVDVMLVLVVILLVMAPMLTRTLHIDLPRVAASAPEARDHAVTVSLDAHGKLTIDGRDIAADQLEPTLRRIAAQDERTVVKLRSDQSQPFGAVANLLARIGHAGIAHVAVVTANAVPRN is encoded by the coding sequence ATGATTTCCCGTTCGAACGCAAAAGACACGGACCAACCGCTCGCTGAAATCAACATCACACCGCTTGTCGACGTCATGCTGGTACTCGTCGTGATTCTTCTGGTCATGGCGCCGATGTTGACCAGAACGCTGCATATCGATCTGCCAAGGGTTGCAGCCAGCGCGCCCGAAGCGCGCGATCACGCGGTGACAGTCAGCCTCGATGCACACGGCAAGCTCACGATCGACGGTCGCGACATCGCCGCGGACCAACTGGAGCCGACGCTCAGGCGCATCGCAGCGCAGGATGAACGGACCGTGGTGAAGCTGCGTTCCGATCAAAGCCAACCATTCGGCGCTGTTGCGAACCTGCTCGCCAGAATCGGTCATGCGGGCATCGCGCATGTCGCAGTCGTAACGGCGAACGCGGTGCCACGGAATTGA